The proteins below come from a single Corallococcus macrosporus genomic window:
- the folD gene encoding bifunctional methylenetetrahydrofolate dehydrogenase/methenyltetrahydrofolate cyclohydrolase FolD — protein sequence MTAQLIDGKAVAARVRAEIKEEVVRLKAERGITPGLAVVRVGEDPASKIYVTGKKKAAEEVGFNSWEHHPDETITQEELLALVHRLNEDPAVHGILVQLPLPKHIDADTIIAAVKPEKDADGFHPMNAGNLLLGRPATRACTPYGVMRLLEEVGCNPAGKRAVVVGRSNIVGKPQALMLLQKDATVTVCHRKSDLPSEVAQADILVVAVGVPELVKGAWIKPGAVVIDVGMNRKADGKLVGDVEFAAAAERASFITPVPGGVGPMTIAMLMKNTLEAAQRAGK from the coding sequence ATGACGGCTCAGTTGATTGACGGCAAGGCAGTGGCGGCGCGCGTGCGGGCGGAGATCAAGGAGGAGGTGGTGCGCCTGAAGGCGGAGCGCGGCATCACCCCGGGGCTCGCCGTGGTGCGCGTGGGAGAGGACCCGGCGTCGAAGATCTACGTGACGGGGAAGAAGAAGGCCGCCGAGGAGGTGGGCTTCAACTCCTGGGAGCACCACCCGGACGAGACCATCACCCAAGAGGAGCTGCTGGCGCTGGTGCACCGGCTGAACGAGGACCCGGCCGTGCACGGCATCCTGGTGCAGCTGCCCCTGCCCAAGCACATCGACGCGGACACCATCATCGCGGCGGTGAAGCCGGAGAAGGACGCGGACGGCTTCCACCCGATGAACGCGGGCAACCTGCTCCTGGGCCGCCCGGCGACGCGCGCGTGCACGCCGTACGGAGTGATGCGGCTGCTGGAAGAGGTCGGGTGCAATCCGGCCGGCAAGCGCGCGGTGGTGGTGGGCCGCAGCAACATCGTGGGCAAGCCGCAGGCGCTGATGCTGCTCCAGAAGGACGCGACGGTGACGGTGTGTCACCGCAAGAGCGACCTGCCGTCGGAGGTGGCCCAGGCGGACATCCTGGTGGTGGCGGTGGGCGTGCCGGAGCTGGTGAAGGGCGCGTGGATCAAGCCCGGCGCGGTGGTGATTGACGTGGGCATGAACCGCAAGGCCGACGGCAAGCTGGTGGGTGACGTGGAGTTCGCCGCCGCGGCGGAGCGCGCGTCGTTCATCACACCGGTGCCCGGTGGCGTGGGCCCGATGACCATCGCGATGCTGATGAAGAACACGCTGGAAGCGGCTCAGCGCGCTGGGAAGTAG
- a CDS encoding TerB family tellurite resistance protein, with protein sequence MAGLLIGGPWAIVLALIAGTAVGHYFDEQHAAPPDFPEIFSDFPASFEPPPRQAPLAQGPGEFPIVQTPDEDPLDRDITALFVDVARADGDMRREEVREVRRYFEEVLRADAHTVQCVRGYLKDFLSRPATLDAPAALASCLDSLPSAERLRLLDALYEMALADGPLQRSEREALKRMAEGLDVPDAKVQSLAEQHLGDATAHYATLGLPPDATDAEVKSAYRKLAARFHPDKASHLAPKAAEQAARRFQAVRDAYEEIRRLRGL encoded by the coding sequence ATGGCCGGCCTCCTCATCGGCGGGCCCTGGGCCATCGTGCTCGCGCTCATCGCGGGCACGGCCGTGGGCCATTACTTCGACGAACAGCACGCCGCGCCCCCGGACTTCCCCGAAATCTTCAGCGACTTCCCGGCCTCCTTCGAACCGCCGCCCCGGCAGGCTCCCCTCGCCCAGGGCCCGGGCGAGTTCCCCATCGTCCAGACCCCGGACGAGGACCCGCTCGACCGCGACATCACCGCCCTCTTCGTGGACGTGGCCCGCGCCGACGGCGACATGCGCAGAGAGGAGGTCCGCGAGGTCCGCCGCTACTTCGAGGAGGTCCTCCGCGCCGACGCCCACACCGTCCAGTGCGTGCGCGGCTACCTCAAGGACTTCCTCAGCCGCCCCGCCACCCTGGACGCCCCCGCTGCCCTCGCCTCCTGCCTGGACTCCCTGCCTTCAGCCGAACGGCTCCGCCTGCTCGACGCGCTCTATGAGATGGCGCTCGCGGACGGGCCCCTCCAGCGCTCGGAGCGAGAGGCCCTGAAGCGCATGGCCGAGGGCCTGGACGTCCCGGACGCCAAGGTCCAGTCCCTGGCCGAACAACACCTGGGCGACGCCACCGCCCACTACGCCACCCTGGGCCTGCCGCCGGACGCCACCGACGCGGAGGTGAAGAGCGCCTACCGCAAGCTCGCCGCCCGCTTCCACCCGGACAAGGCCAGCCACCTCGCACCCAAGGCCGCCGAGCAGGCCGCACGCCGGTTCCAGGCCGTCCGCGACGCCTACGAGGAAATCCGCAGGCTGCGCGGCCTGTAG